One segment of Neoarius graeffei isolate fNeoGra1 chromosome 20, fNeoGra1.pri, whole genome shotgun sequence DNA contains the following:
- the pglyrp6 gene encoding peptidoglycan recognition protein 6 — translation MDLQCIWMVFMCALAVQCSTGDIYTKHMNNFIRVVEIIESENPGIGPRAVLRGLRKAAGIDTPFIQHYLGPLSDTESLVLKSTLTEYISSVLKHQVVQDVEEGVVLTADGTTVALTPLLLGLEAGLKSTSWPRVPGLYRLSLTKNLVLSFLQYSQTEPSTSSRLGPDGCWDDVTHPQVFTLSGVASLATDALINGGMDGVILGKHIAKPNKHLQTLSSLLRQYYTHQLDSAGLDAAPTLISQLRRSSFRKLVNFASLKKHLTRSLSIYQKLDQYQKKNKQKVEIDEGLKEFVHSYIDCPAIIPRCMWGAQPYRGTPTLLSLPLSFLYIHHTYEPSQPCLSFQQCSQDMRAMQRFHQDDRGWDDIGYSFVAGSDGYLYEGRGWLWQGAHTKGHNSKGYGVSFIGDYMSSIPSQRTMDLVRNQLTKYATKGGRLVSNFIIHGHRQLVNTSCPGDALYSEINGWKHFGEVKQ, via the exons ACATCTACACAAAGCACATGAATAACTTCATTAGAGTGGTGGAGATTATTGAGTCAGAGAACCCTGGAATCGGGCCTCGAGCTGTGCTGAGGGGTTTGCGTAAAGCTGCTGGCATTGACACTCCGTTTATCCAGCATTATCTCGGTCCCCTCAGTGACACAGAGAGTCTTGTACTAAAGTCAACACTCACTGAGTACATCTCCAGTGTTCTTAAACACCAGGTGGTGCAGGATGTGGAGGAAGGTGTAGTACTTACAGCAGATGGAACCACTGTGGCTCTAACTCCTCTTCTGCTGGGCCTTGAGGCCGGTCTGAAGTCCACCTCCTGGCCACGTGTGCCTGGTCTCTACCGTCTTTCCCTTACCAAGAACCTAGTTCTCTCATTCCTTCAGTATTCCCAGACTGAACCTTCCACCTCATCACGTCTAGGTCCTGACGGATGTTGGGACGATGTGACCCATCCTCAGGTCTTCACTCTTTCTGGTGTGGCCTCCTTGGCTACAGATGCTCTAATAAATGGAGGCATGGATGGAGTGATTTTAGGGAAGCATATTGCTAAACCTAACAAACACCTGCAAACATTGAGCAGCCTTCTGAGACAGTACTACACCCATCAACTGGACAGCGCAGGGCTCGATGCTGCACCTACCCTCATCAGCCAGCTTCGCAGAAGCAGCTTCAGGAAGCTAGTCAACTTTGCGTCACTGAAAAAGCACCTCACTAGGTCTCTGAGTATATATCAAAAATTGGATCAATAtcagaagaaaaacaaacaaaaggtgGAGATCGATGAAGGGCTGAAAGAATTTGTCCACAGTTACATAG ACTGTCCAGCCATCATTCCACGTTGCATGTGGGGAGCTCAGCCTTACCGCGGCACTCCTACTCTGTTGTCCCTACCTTTATCTTTCCTATATATCCATCACACTTATGAGCCATCCCAGCCATGTCTGTCCTTCCAGCAGTGCTCCCAAGACATGAGGGCTATGCAGCGCTTCCATCAGGATGACCGTGGCTGGGATGACATTGGATACAG CTTCGTGGCTGGTTCTGACGGCTACTTGTACGAAGGGCGTGGCTGGCTCTGGCAAGGTGCCCACACCAAAGGCCACAACTCTAAAGGTTATGGTGTCTCCTTCATTGGAGACTACATGTCCAGCATCCCATCCCAACGCACCATGGATTTAGTGAGGAACCAGCTGACAAAGTATGCCACAAAGGGAGGGAGGCTGGTGTCAAACTTCATCATACATGGCCACAGACAGCTAGTGAACACTAGCTGTCCTGGAGATGCCCTTTACAGTGAAATCAATGGATGGAAGCACTTTGGG gaaGTTAAGCAGTAA